A genomic segment from Nocardiopsis sp. Huas11 encodes:
- a CDS encoding PH domain-containing protein: MDEVSKQPTLPMTWRPRAMRWVAYGLALLILATMGVLSATLPVDWRIQDRVMLFGLGLAIAAVLHLLGRPRLVATQRNVTIVNSIRTHVLAWPEIIDAQMREGEPWPSVDLSDGSTLAVMGIQSADGELARRQLGEFQALLHERGETQEPDRDGS; the protein is encoded by the coding sequence GTGGACGAGGTCTCCAAGCAGCCGACGCTGCCCATGACGTGGCGCCCGCGCGCGATGCGCTGGGTCGCCTACGGCCTGGCCCTGTTGATCCTGGCGACCATGGGCGTGCTCTCCGCGACCCTGCCGGTGGACTGGCGGATCCAGGACCGGGTGATGCTGTTCGGACTCGGCCTGGCCATCGCCGCGGTCCTGCACCTGCTGGGGCGCCCGCGCCTGGTGGCCACCCAGCGCAACGTCACCATCGTCAACAGCATCCGCACGCACGTGCTGGCCTGGCCCGAGATCATCGACGCGCAGATGCGCGAGGGGGAGCCCTGGCCGTCGGTGGACCTGTCCGACGGCAGCACGCTCGCGGTGATGGGCATCCAGAGCGCGGACGGCGAGCTCGCCCGCCGCCAGCTCGGCGAGTTCCAGGCCCTGCTGCACGAGCGCGGCGAGACCCAGGAGCCCGACCGCGACGGTTCGTAG
- the ribH gene encoding 6,7-dimethyl-8-ribityllumazine synthase, with the protein MSGEGRPETGEIDATGLSVGIVVTRWNAPIVEPMLANALAAVKASGASEPVVVRVAGAVEIPVVAQELARQHDAVIALGAVIRGGTPHFDYVCQSVTHGLTEVALRQSTPVGNGVLTCDTLEQARDRAGLPGSVEDKGAEAAMAALDTAVALRGLRR; encoded by the coding sequence ATGAGTGGTGAAGGACGCCCCGAGACCGGTGAGATCGACGCCACCGGGCTGTCCGTCGGTATCGTCGTCACCCGCTGGAACGCGCCGATCGTCGAGCCGATGCTCGCCAACGCCCTGGCCGCGGTCAAGGCCTCCGGCGCCTCCGAACCCGTCGTGGTCCGGGTCGCCGGAGCGGTGGAGATCCCCGTCGTGGCCCAGGAGCTCGCGCGTCAGCACGACGCCGTGATCGCGCTGGGCGCGGTGATCCGCGGGGGCACGCCCCACTTCGACTACGTGTGCCAGTCCGTCACCCACGGGCTCACCGAGGTCGCCCTGCGCCAGTCCACCCCCGTCGGCAACGGTGTGCTCACATGTGACACCCTTGAACAGGCGCGTGACCGCGCCGGCCTGCCGGGCAGTGTCGAGGACAAGGGCGCGGAGGCGGCGATGGCCGCGCTGGACACCGCGGTGGCCCTGCGCGGGCTGCGCCGCTGA
- a CDS encoding bifunctional 3,4-dihydroxy-2-butanone-4-phosphate synthase/GTP cyclohydrolase II, whose product MTVTDTSPDTRGIEQAVVLDPIQDAIADFAAGRAIVVVDDEDRENEGDIIFAAELATPELLAFMIRYTSGVVCVPLEGHDLDRLDLPLMTARNEESLRTAYTVTVDAREGVTTGISAADRAHTIRLLAAADSRPVDFVRPGHILPLRARPGGVLARRGHTEASVDFARLAGLRPAGVLAEVVNDDGTMARLPRLREFADEHGLKLVSVEQLAAHRVALGDTLTAEQATPSLVTRQVETRLPNRYGEWRAIGFTGTADGAEHVALVLGDLTDGADVLARLHSECLTGDAFGSQRCDCGEQLDAAMADIAEEGRGVIVYLGGHEGRGIGLLHKLRAYSLQDQGVDTVDANLRLGLPADAREFGAGAQILTDLGVSSVRLLSNNPAKAEGLERHGVRVSERVAMPSFVTDDNIAYLRTKRDRMGHVLSGIAR is encoded by the coding sequence ATGACCGTCACCGACACCAGCCCGGACACCAGAGGGATCGAGCAGGCCGTCGTCCTGGACCCGATCCAGGACGCCATCGCCGACTTCGCCGCCGGGCGCGCCATCGTGGTCGTCGACGACGAGGACCGCGAGAACGAGGGCGACATCATCTTCGCGGCCGAACTCGCCACCCCGGAACTGCTGGCGTTCATGATCCGCTACACGTCCGGTGTGGTGTGCGTTCCGCTGGAGGGCCACGACCTGGACCGCCTCGACCTGCCGCTGATGACCGCACGCAACGAGGAGAGCCTGCGCACCGCCTACACGGTCACCGTCGACGCGCGTGAGGGGGTCACCACCGGCATCTCCGCCGCCGACCGCGCGCACACCATCCGCCTGCTGGCCGCCGCCGACAGCCGCCCCGTCGACTTCGTCCGCCCCGGCCACATCCTGCCCCTGCGCGCCCGCCCGGGCGGTGTCCTGGCCCGCCGCGGCCACACCGAGGCCTCGGTCGACTTCGCCCGGCTGGCCGGGCTGCGCCCCGCCGGCGTCCTGGCCGAGGTCGTCAACGACGACGGCACCATGGCCCGCCTGCCGCGCCTGCGCGAGTTCGCCGACGAGCACGGCCTCAAGCTGGTCTCGGTCGAGCAGCTCGCCGCCCACCGGGTCGCCCTGGGCGACACGCTGACCGCGGAGCAGGCCACCCCGTCCCTGGTCACGCGTCAGGTCGAGACCCGCCTGCCCAACCGCTACGGCGAGTGGCGCGCGATCGGCTTCACGGGGACCGCCGACGGCGCCGAGCACGTCGCCCTCGTTCTCGGCGACCTCACCGACGGCGCCGACGTCCTGGCCCGCCTGCACTCGGAGTGCCTCACCGGCGACGCCTTCGGCTCCCAGCGCTGCGACTGCGGCGAGCAGCTCGACGCCGCCATGGCCGACATCGCCGAGGAGGGGCGCGGCGTCATCGTCTACCTCGGCGGCCACGAGGGCCGGGGGATCGGCCTGCTGCACAAGCTGCGCGCCTACAGCCTCCAGGACCAGGGCGTGGACACGGTCGACGCCAACCTGAGACTGGGCCTGCCCGCCGACGCCCGCGAGTTCGGGGCCGGCGCCCAGATCCTCACCGACCTGGGGGTGTCCTCGGTCCGGCTGCTGTCCAACAACCCGGCCAAGGCCGAGGGGCTGGAGCGGCACGGCGTGCGCGTCAGCGAGCGGGTGGCCATGCCGTCCTTCGTCACCGACGACAACATCGCCTACCTGCGCACCAAGCGCGACCGCATGGGCCACGTGCTCTCCGGCATCGCGCGCTAG
- a CDS encoding riboflavin synthase, with translation MFTGIVEELGEVVSIEPAGAAGEAVLLTVRGPLVSSDARHGDSISVNGVCLTVVGQGSGTFTADVMKESLDRSSLGALTPGSPVNLERAAPVGGRLGGHIVQGHVDGTAGLLSRDPGDNWDVLRFGLSPELSPYVVEKGSITVDGTSLTVSAVSAPGAAEEYFEVSLIPATLEATTLGSLAVGATVNIEVDVIAKYVERIAAVAAARTATGA, from the coding sequence GTGTTCACAGGAATCGTGGAAGAACTCGGCGAGGTCGTCTCCATCGAACCCGCGGGTGCCGCCGGTGAAGCGGTCCTGCTCACCGTGCGCGGACCCCTGGTCAGCTCCGACGCCCGGCACGGCGACTCCATCTCGGTCAACGGCGTGTGCCTGACCGTCGTGGGCCAGGGCAGCGGGACCTTCACGGCGGACGTGATGAAGGAGTCGCTCGACCGCTCCTCGCTCGGCGCCCTCACCCCCGGCTCCCCGGTCAACCTCGAACGCGCCGCCCCCGTCGGCGGCCGTCTGGGCGGCCACATCGTCCAGGGCCACGTCGACGGCACCGCCGGCCTGCTCTCCCGCGACCCCGGTGACAACTGGGACGTCCTGCGGTTCGGACTCTCCCCCGAGCTGTCCCCTTACGTGGTCGAGAAGGGCTCGATCACCGTCGACGGCACCAGCCTGACGGTCTCCGCCGTCAGCGCGCCCGGCGCCGCCGAGGAGTACTTCGAGGTCAGCCTGATCCCCGCCACCCTTGAGGCCACCACCCTGGGCTCCCTCGCGGTCGGCGCCACCGTCAACATCGAGGTCGACGTCATCGCCAAGTACGTCGAGCGCATCGCCGCCGTCGCAGCCGCCCGGACCGCCACCGGGGCCTAG
- a CDS encoding phosphatase PAP2 family protein, whose translation MNAGTSEHSAMDALWEAETTPILWFQGLGDWFSVPFELVTALGSQTFVIILIALVFWCVHAGVGARLFVAVIASTTLNALAKSLAYGARPYWFSANVSAVVSESSFGIPSGHAQGSTVLWGYLGAKSGDRRWMWAAGVLIALICLSRVYLGVHFISDVLAGLLLGGAVLWAALRWEDRVLAWWRGLDTPRWAFYLVLASLLPCLLAVLWQLGVRGDWAPPADWIGSTPQDPAGHTLNGLFTAAGALLGGVAGLTLLDRRGGFSASGALTARAARFALGISVVLLIEVVGHLLARDLTGLPAAIAAYAVYTVLAFWATFAAPELFVRSGLAARSERGTDTHTGPGLA comes from the coding sequence TTGAACGCTGGAACCTCCGAGCACTCGGCCATGGACGCGCTCTGGGAGGCGGAGACCACCCCCATCCTCTGGTTCCAGGGGTTGGGCGACTGGTTCTCCGTCCCCTTCGAGCTCGTCACCGCCCTCGGCTCGCAGACGTTCGTCATCATCCTGATCGCGCTCGTCTTCTGGTGCGTGCACGCCGGCGTCGGCGCACGCCTGTTCGTCGCCGTGATCGCGTCGACGACCCTGAACGCCCTGGCCAAGTCGCTGGCGTACGGCGCGCGCCCCTACTGGTTCAGCGCCAACGTCTCCGCCGTGGTCAGCGAGTCCAGCTTCGGGATCCCCTCGGGCCACGCCCAGGGCTCCACGGTCCTGTGGGGCTATCTGGGCGCCAAGTCGGGCGACCGGCGCTGGATGTGGGCCGCGGGCGTGCTCATCGCGCTGATCTGCCTCTCCCGCGTCTACCTCGGCGTGCACTTCATCAGCGACGTCCTGGCCGGTCTGCTGCTCGGCGGCGCCGTCCTGTGGGCCGCGCTGCGCTGGGAGGACCGCGTCCTGGCCTGGTGGCGCGGTCTGGACACTCCCCGCTGGGCCTTCTACCTCGTCCTGGCGTCCCTGCTCCCGTGCCTGCTGGCCGTCCTCTGGCAGCTCGGCGTGCGCGGTGACTGGGCCCCTCCGGCGGACTGGATCGGCTCCACGCCCCAGGACCCCGCCGGGCACACCCTGAACGGTCTGTTCACCGCGGCCGGCGCGCTCCTGGGCGGTGTCGCGGGTCTCACCCTGCTCGACCGCCGCGGCGGCTTCAGCGCCTCCGGCGCCCTGACCGCGCGGGCCGCCCGCTTCGCCCTGGGCATCTCCGTCGTCCTGCTCATCGAGGTGGTCGGCCACCTCCTCGCGCGCGATCTGACAGGCCTTCCCGCGGCGATCGCGGCCTACGCCGTCTACACGGTGCTCGCGTTCTGGGCGACCTTCGCCGCTCCCGAGCTCTTCGTCCGCAGCGGCCTGGCCGCCCGTTCCGAGCGGGGCACCGACACGCACACCGGCCCGGGCCTCGCATGA
- the rpe gene encoding ribulose-phosphate 3-epimerase has protein sequence MAIQISPSILNADFAHLADEAAAVSPAADWLHVDVMDGHFVPNLTLGLPIVESLLKATSTPLDCHLMIDDPDRWAPAYAEAGAGSVTIHAKAAGAPVRTLREIRRHGARAGLALNPAEPVDPYEDIIGEMDMLLLMTVEPGFGGQKFLDLVLPKIRRARELLDSREASVWLQIDGGVSTETIERAAEAGADVFVAGSAVYGAQDPAKAVESLRDLAIAAARP, from the coding sequence GTGGCAATCCAGATCTCACCCAGCATCCTGAACGCCGACTTCGCGCACCTGGCCGACGAAGCCGCCGCCGTCTCGCCCGCCGCCGACTGGCTGCACGTCGACGTGATGGACGGGCACTTCGTGCCCAACCTCACGCTCGGCCTGCCCATCGTCGAGTCCCTGCTCAAGGCGACCTCCACGCCGCTGGACTGCCACCTGATGATCGACGACCCCGACCGCTGGGCCCCCGCCTACGCCGAGGCCGGCGCGGGCAGCGTCACCATCCACGCCAAGGCCGCGGGCGCACCCGTGCGCACCCTGCGGGAGATCCGCAGGCACGGCGCCCGGGCGGGCCTGGCGCTGAACCCCGCCGAGCCGGTCGACCCCTACGAGGACATCATCGGCGAGATGGACATGCTCCTGCTGATGACGGTCGAGCCCGGATTCGGGGGCCAGAAGTTCCTCGACCTGGTCCTGCCCAAGATCCGCCGCGCACGCGAACTCCTCGACAGCCGCGAGGCCTCCGTCTGGCTCCAGATCGACGGCGGCGTCAGCACCGAGACCATCGAGCGCGCCGCCGAGGCCGGAGCCGACGTCTTCGTGGCGGGCTCGGCCGTCTACGGCGCCCAGGACCCCGCCAAGGCCGTCGAGTCCCTGCGCGACCTCGCCATCGCCGCCGCCAGGCCGTAA
- a CDS encoding DUF1963 domain-containing protein — translation MGVEEFLPELGPLRRGAVRLHPRRGEPGAHQSSVGGPLLWPEGEPWPLCTAEHEAWGSEPSAGPVPFVPVVQLFRSDAPDAGFPEGTDLLQVLWCPHDHEPALCPEPRVVWRETARIGAAAARRPVLDDAPAGSVPVPCVVHPEAVVEYPGWDDMGPAMARGLWGRARRMEERTGWGYEEHLSTAPGIKLGGYASGAQGSVAMDCGACGGGMDLLLTVASWEYDPASWKRWLPVEERTDADGERGPFSIEDGLGAQGVAGLMLGDVGSVFVFECRRCPERPIGHAFVCS, via the coding sequence GTGGGCGTCGAGGAGTTCCTGCCCGAACTGGGCCCCCTGCGGCGCGGCGCCGTGCGCCTGCACCCCCGCCGGGGCGAGCCCGGAGCCCACCAGAGCTCGGTCGGCGGGCCCCTGCTCTGGCCGGAGGGGGAGCCGTGGCCGCTGTGCACCGCCGAGCACGAGGCCTGGGGGAGCGAGCCGTCCGCGGGTCCGGTGCCGTTCGTGCCGGTGGTGCAGCTGTTTCGCTCCGACGCCCCGGACGCCGGCTTCCCGGAGGGGACCGACCTCCTCCAGGTGCTCTGGTGCCCCCACGACCACGAACCGGCCCTGTGCCCCGAGCCCCGGGTGGTCTGGCGCGAGACAGCGCGCATCGGTGCGGCGGCGGCCCGCCGGCCCGTCCTGGACGACGCGCCCGCGGGGAGCGTGCCGGTGCCGTGCGTGGTGCACCCGGAGGCCGTGGTCGAGTACCCCGGCTGGGACGACATGGGACCGGCGATGGCGCGCGGTCTGTGGGGCCGCGCCCGCCGGATGGAGGAGCGGACCGGCTGGGGCTATGAGGAGCACCTGTCGACGGCCCCGGGGATCAAGCTGGGCGGCTACGCGTCGGGCGCCCAGGGCTCCGTGGCCATGGACTGCGGCGCGTGCGGCGGCGGGATGGACCTCTTGTTGACCGTCGCCAGCTGGGAGTACGATCCGGCGTCGTGGAAGCGGTGGCTCCCGGTCGAGGAACGGACGGACGCCGACGGGGAGCGAGGGCCGTTCAGCATCGAGGACGGTCTCGGCGCCCAGGGCGTCGCGGGACTGATGCTCGGCGACGTGGGCAGCGTGTTCGTCTTCGAGTGCCGCCGCTGCCCGGAGCGGCCGATCGGCCACGCGTTCGTCTGCTCCTGA
- a CDS encoding RsmB/NOP family class I SAM-dependent RNA methyltransferase — protein MSEQSRSPYRRPRRGKPNQGGGQGKAGPPQPRDPARRVAYDVLAAVEQRDAYANLLLPALLNERGMSGRDAALATELTYGTLRRQGTYDAILEACVDRTLASVDREVLPLLRLGAHQLLSTKIPPHAAVSATVDLGRRVVGHHRGRFVNAVLRKVSARDLDAWTEVIAPDRERDPSGYLSVVHSHPRWVVKALARALGEHSSTGLVETEHLLIAHNERPRVTLVAKPGRSTAADLVAAGAEEARYSPFAAYLPEGDPAGIREIRQGRAAVQDEASQLVALALTRVDARGDDRLWLDMCAGPGGKAGLLASLAGQREGHLLASEAQPARAGLVTSAVRRAPRDAGRVIAADGTRPAWKPGVFDRVLADVPCTGLGALRRRPESRWRRTPQSVVDLAPLQHGLLTGAADAARPGGVVAYVTCSPHLDETDAIVQRLLGEREDLTLLRAADYLDEVPDLAAGPEGKYVQFWPHVHGTDAMFLALFRKNES, from the coding sequence TTGAGCGAGCAGTCCCGATCCCCGTACCGCCGACCCCGACGAGGGAAGCCGAATCAGGGCGGTGGCCAGGGCAAGGCCGGGCCGCCCCAGCCGCGCGACCCGGCCCGCCGCGTCGCCTACGACGTGCTGGCGGCCGTGGAGCAGCGCGACGCGTACGCGAACCTGCTGCTGCCCGCGCTGCTCAACGAGCGGGGGATGAGCGGGCGCGACGCGGCGCTGGCCACCGAGCTCACGTACGGCACGCTGCGCCGGCAGGGCACCTACGACGCGATCCTCGAAGCCTGCGTGGACCGCACGCTCGCCTCGGTGGACCGCGAGGTGCTGCCGCTGCTGCGCCTGGGGGCGCACCAGCTGCTGTCCACGAAGATCCCGCCGCACGCCGCCGTCAGCGCGACCGTCGACCTGGGGCGCCGCGTGGTGGGACACCACCGCGGACGGTTCGTCAACGCGGTGCTGCGCAAGGTGTCCGCCCGTGACCTGGACGCGTGGACCGAGGTCATCGCCCCGGACCGCGAGCGCGACCCGAGCGGCTACCTGTCCGTCGTGCACAGCCACCCGCGCTGGGTGGTCAAGGCGCTGGCCCGGGCGCTCGGCGAGCACTCCTCCACCGGGCTGGTGGAGACCGAGCACCTGCTCATCGCGCACAACGAGCGGCCCCGCGTGACCCTCGTGGCCAAGCCGGGCCGTTCCACGGCCGCCGACCTCGTCGCGGCCGGGGCCGAGGAGGCACGGTACTCGCCGTTCGCCGCCTACCTGCCCGAGGGCGACCCTGCGGGCATCCGCGAGATCCGCCAGGGCCGTGCCGCGGTCCAGGACGAGGCGAGCCAGCTCGTCGCCCTCGCGCTCACCCGCGTGGACGCGCGGGGCGACGACCGGCTCTGGCTCGACATGTGCGCCGGCCCGGGGGGCAAGGCGGGCCTGCTGGCCTCGCTCGCCGGACAGCGCGAGGGCCACCTGCTGGCCTCCGAGGCCCAGCCCGCCCGCGCCGGACTGGTGACCTCCGCCGTGCGCCGCGCTCCGCGCGACGCCGGACGCGTCATCGCCGCCGACGGCACCAGGCCCGCCTGGAAGCCGGGCGTGTTCGACCGTGTCCTGGCGGACGTGCCGTGCACGGGCCTGGGAGCCCTGCGCCGCCGTCCGGAGTCCCGCTGGCGTCGGACCCCGCAGTCCGTCGTGGACCTGGCGCCGCTCCAGCACGGCCTCCTCACCGGCGCCGCGGACGCGGCCCGCCCGGGCGGCGTGGTCGCCTACGTGACGTGCTCGCCGCACCTGGACGAGACCGACGCGATCGTCCAGAGGCTCTTGGGTGAGCGCGAGGACCTCACGCTGCTCCGCGCGGCCGACTACCTCGACGAGGTCCCCGACCTGGCCGCCGGACCGGAGGGCAAGTACGTCCAGTTCTGGCCCCACGTCCACGGAACCGACGCCATGTTCCTGGCGCTGTTCCGCAAGAACGAGTCCTGA
- the fmt gene encoding methionyl-tRNA formyltransferase, whose translation MKLVFAGTPQVAVPSLRALIDSDHEVAAVVTRPDARSGRGRKFSASPVGELAESAGIEVLKPEKVRDPEFLERLAQIAPDCCPVVAYGALLPQSALDIPRYGWVNLHFSLLPAWRGAAPVQHAVLHGDDVTGASTFRIVKELDAGPVFGTVVEDVRPTDTSGDLLERLSHSGAELLTRTLDGIEAGGLSPVEQKDTEATYASKLTTEDAEVDFTAPARRVDRVARACTPSPGPWTTFRGSRLKLGPVSPLPEADTPVLDPGQVHADKKRVIVGTSTHPVVLGEVQPQGKRPMAAVDWARGVRPTEDDRLGR comes from the coding sequence ATGAAACTTGTCTTTGCCGGAACACCGCAGGTGGCAGTGCCGTCGCTGCGGGCCCTCATCGACTCCGACCACGAGGTCGCCGCCGTCGTCACGCGGCCCGACGCCCGCTCGGGCCGCGGACGGAAGTTCTCCGCGAGTCCGGTGGGCGAGCTCGCCGAGAGCGCGGGGATCGAGGTCCTCAAACCGGAGAAGGTCCGCGACCCGGAGTTCCTGGAGCGGCTCGCCCAGATCGCGCCGGACTGCTGCCCGGTGGTCGCCTACGGCGCCCTGCTGCCCCAGTCGGCGCTGGACATCCCCCGGTACGGATGGGTCAACCTGCACTTCTCCCTGCTCCCCGCCTGGCGGGGAGCGGCGCCCGTCCAGCACGCGGTGCTGCACGGCGACGACGTCACGGGGGCGTCGACCTTCCGGATCGTCAAGGAGCTGGACGCCGGCCCGGTCTTCGGGACCGTGGTCGAGGACGTGCGGCCCACCGACACCAGCGGCGATCTGCTGGAGCGGCTGTCCCACTCGGGGGCCGAGCTGCTCACGCGCACCCTGGACGGGATCGAGGCGGGCGGGCTGAGCCCGGTGGAGCAGAAGGACACCGAGGCCACCTACGCCTCCAAGCTCACCACCGAGGACGCCGAGGTCGACTTCACCGCGCCCGCGCGCCGGGTGGACCGCGTGGCGCGCGCCTGCACGCCCTCCCCGGGCCCCTGGACGACCTTCCGGGGGTCGCGGCTGAAGCTGGGCCCGGTCTCGCCGCTGCCCGAGGCCGACACCCCGGTGCTGGACCCCGGCCAGGTGCACGCCGACAAGAAGCGCGTCATCGTCGGCACAAGCACCCACCCGGTGGTCCTGGGCGAGGTCCAGCCCCAGGGCAAGCGGCCGATGGCGGCCGTGGACTGGGCGCGTGGTGTGCGTCCCACCGAAGACGACCGCCTGGGGCGTTGA
- a CDS encoding primosomal protein N', which yields MTAQPDQPDDALFDVAELVDPRTAAKAKAEQAVRPAPKRPAERLSVARVIVDTPLPHLDRYFDYRVPADLDEAAVPGCRVTVVFKHRQLSGFIAERVERSEFPGRLAYLSSVVSPEPVLAPEILDLARAVADRYSGTLNDVLRLALPPRRARVEKEADPAEPAEADAEAESGDPEATTGEDAAETARADSASPWDAYPDGPAFLRALREGQPARTVWDALPGPEWVDAVAAAAEAALDAGRGTVIVVPDSRDVQAVDAALARRLGEGRHVALPSDLGPTPRYRRWLSVRRGRVQVVVGSRTAIFAPVRDLGLVVLWDDGDDLHVDPHTPYPHARTVLSMRAHRAGAGALIGGRTRTTDAQLLVESGWAGSLTADRATLRRLAPQVRAAGDDRELARDEAARTARIPSLAWRTAREASRTGPVLFQVPRRGYLNTLACAGCREPARCDGCRGPLSISTAHAMPSCTWCGRLAGQWACPECGVTRMRAVVVGARRTAEELGRAFPSLTVRTSGREEVLARVDDRPSLVVATPGAEPIAQNGYAAAVLLDGWALLNRMDLRASEEALRRWLNAAALVRPGGTVVVSADASLPVVQALVRWDPSGFAERELAERRELGFPPAVSMASVTGAPEHVRELLDQIELPEGVELLGPVPVAPERGAPEASAEGGSGRRDDGTHPRERALLRVPRSGVGALARALKVAASARSARRDEHLAQVRVDPLHVV from the coding sequence ATGACAGCGCAGCCCGACCAGCCCGATGACGCCCTTTTCGACGTGGCGGAGCTGGTGGACCCCAGAACCGCGGCCAAGGCCAAGGCCGAGCAGGCCGTCCGTCCGGCCCCGAAGCGGCCCGCCGAGCGGCTCTCGGTCGCGCGCGTCATCGTGGACACCCCGCTGCCGCACCTGGACCGCTACTTCGACTACCGGGTCCCCGCCGACCTGGACGAGGCCGCCGTGCCCGGCTGTCGGGTGACGGTGGTCTTCAAGCACCGGCAGCTCAGCGGGTTCATCGCGGAGCGGGTCGAGCGATCGGAGTTCCCGGGCCGGCTGGCCTACCTGAGCTCGGTGGTCTCTCCGGAACCGGTGCTCGCCCCGGAGATCCTGGACCTGGCCCGGGCGGTCGCCGACCGGTACTCCGGCACGTTGAACGACGTGCTGCGACTGGCCCTCCCACCACGTCGCGCACGGGTGGAGAAGGAAGCCGATCCGGCGGAGCCCGCGGAAGCGGACGCGGAGGCGGAGTCCGGGGACCCGGAGGCGACCACGGGTGAGGACGCCGCGGAGACCGCCCGGGCGGACTCCGCGAGCCCCTGGGACGCCTATCCCGACGGCCCCGCCTTCCTCCGGGCCCTGCGGGAGGGGCAGCCCGCCCGCACGGTGTGGGACGCCCTCCCGGGCCCGGAGTGGGTCGACGCCGTCGCGGCGGCCGCCGAGGCGGCCCTGGACGCTGGCCGCGGCACGGTGATCGTGGTCCCCGACAGCCGCGACGTCCAGGCGGTGGACGCGGCGCTGGCCCGGCGCCTGGGCGAGGGCAGGCACGTCGCGCTGCCCTCCGACCTCGGCCCCACCCCCCGCTACCGGCGCTGGCTGTCGGTGCGGCGCGGACGGGTCCAGGTGGTGGTCGGATCGCGCACGGCCATCTTCGCCCCGGTGCGGGACCTCGGCCTGGTCGTGCTGTGGGACGACGGCGACGACCTGCACGTGGACCCGCACACTCCCTACCCGCACGCCCGCACCGTGCTCTCGATGCGCGCCCACCGCGCCGGGGCCGGAGCCCTGATCGGCGGTCGCACCCGCACCACCGACGCCCAGCTCCTGGTCGAGTCCGGGTGGGCCGGATCGCTCACCGCCGACCGCGCCACACTGCGCCGCCTCGCCCCCCAGGTGCGCGCCGCCGGGGACGACCGCGAACTCGCCCGGGACGAGGCCGCCCGCACCGCCCGGATCCCCAGCCTGGCCTGGCGCACCGCGCGCGAGGCGTCCCGCACCGGCCCCGTCCTCTTCCAGGTCCCGCGCCGGGGCTATCTCAACACCCTGGCCTGCGCCGGATGCCGCGAGCCGGCGCGCTGCGACGGCTGCCGGGGCCCGCTGTCGATCAGTACGGCCCATGCCATGCCCTCCTGCACCTGGTGCGGCCGGCTGGCCGGGCAGTGGGCGTGCCCGGAGTGCGGTGTGACCCGCATGCGCGCCGTCGTCGTGGGCGCCCGCCGCACCGCCGAGGAGCTGGGGCGCGCCTTCCCGTCGCTGACCGTGCGCACGTCCGGCCGGGAGGAGGTCCTGGCCCGCGTCGACGACCGGCCCTCGCTGGTGGTCGCCACGCCCGGGGCCGAGCCGATCGCCCAGAACGGGTACGCGGCCGCGGTCCTGCTGGACGGATGGGCGCTGCTCAACCGGATGGACCTGCGCGCGTCGGAGGAGGCGCTGCGCCGCTGGCTGAACGCCGCCGCCCTGGTCCGGCCCGGCGGCACCGTGGTCGTCTCCGCCGACGCCTCCCTGCCGGTCGTGCAGGCCCTGGTCCGGTGGGACCCCTCCGGGTTCGCCGAACGGGAGCTGGCCGAGCGCCGCGAGCTGGGGTTCCCGCCCGCGGTCTCGATGGCCTCGGTCACCGGCGCCCCCGAACACGTGCGCGAGCTGCTCGACCAGATCGAGCTGCCCGAGGGCGTCGAACTCCTGGGCCCGGTCCCGGTCGCCCCGGAACGGGGCGCCCCCGAGGCCTCCGCCGAGGGCGGCTCCGGGCGACGCGACGACGGCACGCACCCCAGGGAGCGCGCCCTGCTGCGGGTGCCCCGCAGCGGTGTCGGCGCCCTGGCCCGGGCGCTGAAGGTGGCCGCGTCCGCGCGCAGCGCGCGCCGCGACGAGCACCTGGCCCAGGTCCGGGTGGACCCGCTGCACGTGGTCTGA
- a CDS encoding DinB family protein, translated as MAVRWNGEILAQVQFYWDFSLWPRLEGLTEEEYLWEPVPGAWTVVRGEDGRFRPDGINPEPDPPPVTTIAWRLGHMVVDVLETRINWHFGDRTYTRDTVNWPGNVDEAKQRLRHAYLAWSEQIQALDDDALAAPVGGAESAQWADFPMVALVLHLNRELIHHGAEVALVRDLYRALPPERR; from the coding sequence ATGGCGGTGAGGTGGAACGGCGAGATCCTCGCCCAGGTGCAGTTCTACTGGGACTTCTCGCTCTGGCCGCGGTTGGAGGGGCTGACCGAGGAGGAGTACCTCTGGGAGCCCGTGCCCGGGGCCTGGACGGTCGTCCGGGGCGAGGACGGGCGCTTCCGGCCCGACGGGATCAACCCCGAACCCGACCCGCCGCCGGTCACGACGATCGCCTGGCGGCTCGGCCACATGGTCGTGGACGTGCTGGAGACACGGATCAACTGGCACTTCGGCGACCGCACGTACACCCGCGACACCGTCAACTGGCCGGGCAACGTCGACGAGGCCAAACAGCGGCTGCGCCATGCCTACCTCGCCTGGTCGGAGCAGATCCAGGCCCTGGACGACGACGCCCTGGCCGCCCCGGTGGGCGGCGCGGAGTCGGCCCAGTGGGCGGACTTCCCGATGGTCGCGCTGGTGCTGCACCTCAACCGGGAGCTGATCCACCACGGGGCCGAAGTGGCGCTCGTCCGCGACCTGTACCGCGCCCTGCCGCCCGAGCGCCGCTGA